Proteins encoded within one genomic window of Sebastes fasciatus isolate fSebFas1 chromosome 18, fSebFas1.pri, whole genome shotgun sequence:
- the kif3ca gene encoding kinesin-like protein KIF3B encodes MSKNKSSESVKVVVRCRPLNRKEEHGGPAAGGSIVKMDLRLGQVILRNPRAPSSEPQKTFTFDAVYDANSKQRDLYDESVRPLIDSVLAGFNGTIFAYGQTGTGKTHTMQGAWMDPEKRGVIPNAFDHIFTHISRSQSDRQYLVRASYLEIYLEEVRDLLDPNHGNARALELRESPESGVYVRDLTSCVCKSIKEIEEVMNVGNQARAVGATDMNEHSSRSHALFLITVECSQPGPDGRKHIRVGRLNLVDLAGSERQAKTGVQGERLKEAAKINLSLSALGNVISALADGRSGHVPYRDSKLTRLLQDSLGGNAKTVMVATLGPAPQHYDETLTTLRYANRAKNIQNQPRVNEDPKDALLREFQMEIARLRAQLHHRKWRSKQKKEQVDGEGWERDVDEETDGEEEEEEVEKEAEEYVKLEEQRLEREKQDIREDQFMLAEEKQRLLGEKERMMGDLRKEQEATEQLTAKYKAMESKLLVGGKNIIDHTNEQQKMLEVKRHEIAEQTQSEREIQQQMLVRDDETVELRETFTSLQQEVEAKTKKLKKLYAKLQCIKAEIQDVNDEHVRSRQELEQTQNELTRELKFKYLIIENFIPPEEKNKIMNRLTFDTEEDQWKFQPLVPAESKSSQMKKRPASAVGYKRPISQYARVAIAMGAHSRYRAENIMFLELDMTPPNTASLDRSAESESNQSHSLDNSPTKDGGVRKSRSWCQTPKSITSSSSNVSLAACHTATPMTAQ; translated from the exons atgtcaaaaaataaGAGCAGCGAGTCAGTGAAGGTGGTAGTTCGATGCCGCCCTCTGAACCGGAAGGAGGAGCACGGTGGGCCTGCTGCGGGCGGCAGCATCGTGAAAATGGACCTGCGGCTCGGACAGGTGATCCTCAGAAACCCTCGAGCGCCATCCAGCGAGCCGCAGAAAACATTCACGTTCGACGCGGTTTACGACGCGAACTCCAAACAGCGAGATTTGTACGACGAGAGCGTGCGGCCGCTGATAGATTCGGTGCTCGCGGGGTTCAACGGCACCATATTTGCGTACGGACAAACCGGAACCGGGAAGACGCACACCATGCAGGGGGCGTGGATGGACCCGGAGAAACGGGGCGTGATCCCCAACGCGTTCGACCACATCTTCACGCACATCTCCCGCTCGCAGTCCGACAGGCAGTACCTGGTGCGGGCGTCCTACCTCGAGATCTATCTGGAGGAGGTTCGGGATCTGCTCGATCCCAACCACGGCAACGCCAGAGCCCTGGAGCTCAGGGAGAGTCCAGAGTCCGGCGTGTATGTGCGTGACCTCACGTCGTGCGTCTGCAAGAGCATCAAGGAAATCGAGGAGGTGATGAACGTGGGCAACCAGGCGAGGGCGGTCGGGGCGACGGACATGAACGAACACTCGTCTCGGTCTCACGCCTTGTTCTTGATCACGGTGGAGTGCAGCCAGCCAGGGCCAGATGGGAGGAAGCACATCCGGGTCGGCCGCCTCAACCTGGTGGATCTGGCTGGCAGCGAGCGCCAAGCCAAGACGGGCGTCCAGGGAGAGCGCCTGAAAGAGGCCGCCAAGATCAACCTGTCCTTGTCGGCGCTGGGGAACGTGATCTCAGCGCTGGCCGATGGGCGCAGCGGCCACGTGCCGTACCGGGACTCAAAGCTTACCCGACTGTTGCAGGACTCTTTGGGCGGGAACGCCAAAACTGTCATGGTGGCCACCTTAGGCCCAGCCCCACAGCACTACGACGAGACCCTCACCACCCTCCGCTACGCCAACCGGGCCAAGAACATCCAGAACCAGCCCAGAGTCAACGAGGATCCCAAGGACGCTCTGCTGCGCGAGTTCCAGATGGAGATCGCTCGCCTCAGGGCCCAGCTCCACCACAGGAAGTGGAGGAGCAAACAGAAGAAGGAGCAGGTGGACGGCGAGGGCTGGGAGAGAGACGTAGACGAAGAGACGgacggcgaggaggaggaggaggaggtggagaaggaggCGGAAGAGTACGTGAAGCTGGAGGAGCAGCGGTTGGAGAGGGAGAAACAGGACATCAGAGAAGATCAGTTCATGTTGGCTGAGGAGAAGCAGAGGCTCctgggagagaaggagaggatgaTGGGAGATCTGAGGAAGGAGCAGGAAGCCACCGAGCAGCTCACCGCCAAGTACAAG gCGATGGAGAGCAAGCTGCTGGTTGGTGGGAAGAACATCATCGATCACACCAACGAGCAGCAGAAGATGCTGGAGGTGAAAAGGCACGAGATTGCTGAGCAG ACGCAAAGCGAGAGGGAGATCCAGCAGCAGATGTTGGTCCGGGACGACGAGACGGTGGAGCTGAGAGAGACGTTCACTTCTCTGCAGCAGGAAGTCGAGGCCAAGACCAAGAAACTCAAGAAG CTGTATGCCAAGCTTCAGTGCATCAAAGCGGAGATCCAGGACGTGAACGACGAGCACGTGAGGAGCCGACAGGAGCTGGAACAAACTCAGAACGAGCTCACCAGAGAGCTCAAGTTCAA GTATCTGATCATAGAGAACTTCATCCCTCCAGAGGAGAAGAACAAGATCATGAACAGACTGACCTTTGACACCGAGGAGGACCAGTGGAAGTTTCAGCCTCTCGTTCCCGCTGAAAG TAAATCCTCGCAGATGAAGAAAAGGCCGGCATCTGCAGTCGGATACAAACGACCAATCAGCCAGTACGCCAGGGTTGCCATAGCGATGGGAGCTCACTCCAGATACAGG gcggaGAACATCATGTTTCTGGAGCTGGACATGACTCCTCCGAACACTGCCTCGCTGGATCGCTCAGCAGAGTCGGAGTCGAACCAAAGTCACTCTCTGGACAACTCGCCCACCAAGGATGGAGGCGTCCGCAAGTCTCGCTCCTG gTGTCAGACCCCGAAATCCATCACTTCTTCCTCTTCTAATGTCTCCTTGGCAGCGTGTCACACTGCCACGCCCATGACGGCGCAGTAA
- the LOC141755784 gene encoding toll-like receptor 5, with amino-acid sequence MWTLQVVVICFFLQVPGCFPSCLITGPVANCGSQNLRQVPPLPPHITHLYLEMNHIAEINSTSLSGLEQLKELDLGRQYVPLVIRNDAFSGQRRLRRLVLGFNVGLQLEPQAFTGLSDLQNLHLDYCLLQDSILKEDYLEPLTSLETLDLFGNKIKRLQPAMFFANMTNLNVLNLKLNQIDKICQSDLVGFQGKHFQVLNLDSVHLKAMINERFDWHKCGNPFRGMSFQSLDLSNNGFSVGTSKRFFTAIKGTKITHLKLSGHMGKGFSFNNLPDPDRSTFEGLNASSVHTLDLSKNRIFALQQGVFSPLKDVVIIDVSQNRLNQIHRNAFEGLQGHLRMLNVSHNLLGEIHSYTFDSLTDLRVLDLSYNHIGALGYGSFSGLTKLKALYLTGNSLRDLGFPASLPSLVYLLLDDNKLTSVRSLARFAGNVKHLNIQDNRLTNLGDVYMFLSQLKGLHHLAYGGNTISWCTLSGRVGLNNVQTLDLHSSSLQSILSQGRCLNLFDNLGHVIGVDLSFNALQSLPQGLFKGLTSVEAMDLSSNSLTYLQPDVLPRSLRVLNLSNNFVASPDPAAFRSLSSLDLRMNRFHCDSNLKSFLSWMSETNVTFLSPVEELRCEFPSGFYNVPLLDFSAQTTQQKTSN; translated from the exons ATGTGGACGCTTCAGGTGGTCGTCATCTGTTTTTTCCTTCAG GTGCCGGggtgtttcccatcatgcctcatTACGGGCCCTGTCGCCAACTGTGGCTCCCAGAACCTCCGCCAGGTTCCTCCTCTGCCCCCCCACATCACCCACCTGTACCTGGAGATGAACCACATCGCTGAGATCAACTCCACCTCCCTGTCGGGGCTGGAGCAGCTGAAGGAGCTGGACCTCGGGCGACAGTACGTTCCTCTTGTGATCCGTAACGACGCCTTCAGCGGGCAGAGACGCCTGAGGAGGCTGGTGCTCGGCTTCAACGTCGGCCTCCAGCTGGAGCCGCAGGCGTTTACGGGACTGTCCGATTTGCAGAACCTCCACCTTGATTACTGTTTGCTTCAAGACTCCATCCTGAAGGAGGACTACCTGGAGCCGCTGACCTCTTTAGAGACTCTTGACCTCTTTGGTAACAAGATAAAGAGACTCCAGCCTGCGATGTTTTTCGCAAACATGACTAATTTGAACGTTTTGAATCTTAAGTTGAACCAAATTGACAAAATATGTCAGTCTGATCTGGTTGGTTTTCAGGGGAAGCACTTCCAGGTTCTGAACTTGGACTCTGTTCACCTTAAGGCCATGATTAACGAACGCTTTGACTGGCACAAATGTGGGAATCCTTTCAGAGGGATGTCCTTTCAGTCACTCGACCTGTCCAACAACGGGTTCAGTGTGGGCACATCTAAGCGTTTTTTCACAGCCATTAAGGGGACGAAGATAACGCATCTCAAACTGTCAGGACACATGGGTAAAGGCTTTTCATTCAATAACCTCCCTGATCCAGACCGTAGCACGTTTGAAGGCCTTAATGCTAGCTCAGTCCACACTTTGGACCTGTCTAAGAACAGGATATTTGCGTTGCAACAGGGGGTTTTCAGTCCGCTGAAAGACGTCGTAATCATTGACGTTTCCCAAAACAGACTGAATCAGATCCACAGGAACGCCTTCGAAGGTCTTCAGGGTCATTTAAGAATGCTCAACGTGTCACACAACCTGCTGGGGGAAATCCACTCTTACACGTTTGATTCCCTGACGGACCTGCGAGTGTTAGATTTGTCTTATAATCACATCGGTGCTCTGGGTTACGGCTCATTTAGTGGACTTACCAAATTAAAAGCGTTATATCTAACAGGAAACTCTCTGCGTGACCTTGGCTTCCCTGCATCTCTACCGAGTTTAGTTTATCTCCTGTTGGATGACAATAAACTGACGTCTGTGAGAAGTCTCGCACGCTTTGCCGGTAATGTTAAGCATCTGAACATTCAGGACAACAGATTAACAAACCTGGGGGACgtttacatgtttttgtctCAACTGAAAGGCCTCCACCATCTCGCCTACGGAGGAAACACAATCAGTTGGTGCACGCTCAGTGGACGAGTTGGTTTGAATAACGTTCAAACTCTGGATCTTCACAGCAGCTCGCTGCAGTCCATCTTGTCTCAGGGGAGATGTCTGAATCTGTTTGACAATCTCGGACATGTGATTGGTGTCGACTTGAGCTTCAACGCGCTGCAGTCTCTTCCTCAGGGTCTTTTTAAAGGTCTCACCTCAGTAGAGGCGATGGACCTGTCATCCAACAGCTTGACCTACCTCCAGCCTGACGTGTTACCCAGAAGTCTCAGAGTGCTCAACCTGTCCAACAACTTCGTAGCGTCCCCCGACCCCGCCGCTTTTCGCTCTCTCAGCTCCCTCGACCTGAGAATGAACCGATTTCACTGCGATTCAAACCTGAAGAGCTTCCTGAGTTGGATGAGCGAGACCAACGTGACCTTCCTGAGTCCCGTAGAGGAGCTCAGATGTGAATTTCCTTCTGGTTTCTATAATGTTCCTCTGTTAGATTTCTCTGCTCAGACCACACAGCAGAAAACCAGCAACTAA